One genomic window of Synergistes jonesii includes the following:
- the pxpB gene encoding 5-oxoprolinase subunit PxpB, with the protein MSVAIYIDDPKYLNAGESCVVAEFADEIDRGANDAVMNLKKHLLNQKNIPIVECLPTYRSLAIYFDSTAVSAQEVIAEARSAPKAAGEEAGAHMSISIPVCYGGEYGPDIANVARHAGISEEEVIKRHSARTCHCYMIGFLPGFAYLGGMDETIATPRLANPRTVIKGGSVGIAGKQTGIYPIDSPGGWQLIGRTPLRLFTPEAARPTLIEAGYEVRFLPVTEEEYKKIAAETAVGGYEALITEAK; encoded by the coding sequence ATGTCGGTGGCGATATATATTGACGACCCCAAATATCTGAACGCCGGAGAATCCTGCGTGGTCGCGGAGTTCGCGGATGAAATAGACCGCGGTGCGAACGACGCGGTGATGAATCTTAAGAAGCATCTTCTGAATCAGAAAAACATCCCAATAGTCGAGTGCCTCCCGACCTACAGGTCGCTGGCGATCTATTTCGATTCGACAGCCGTCAGTGCGCAGGAGGTCATAGCGGAGGCAAGGTCGGCGCCGAAAGCAGCAGGCGAAGAGGCCGGCGCGCATATGTCGATTTCGATTCCCGTATGCTACGGCGGCGAGTACGGGCCGGATATAGCGAACGTCGCGCGGCACGCCGGCATATCCGAAGAAGAGGTGATAAAACGCCACAGCGCGAGGACCTGCCACTGCTACATGATAGGCTTTCTGCCCGGCTTTGCCTACCTCGGAGGCATGGACGAGACGATCGCGACGCCGCGCCTCGCGAATCCCCGCACCGTCATCAAGGGCGGCAGCGTCGGCATCGCCGGAAAGCAGACGGGTATATACCCGATAGACAGCCCCGGCGGCTGGCAGCTGATCGGCCGCACGCCGCTGCGCCTCTTCACACCCGAGGCCGCGCGGCCGACGCTGATAGAGGCCGGCTACGAGGTGCGCTTCCTTCCGGTGACGGAGGAAGAGTATAAAAAAATCGCAGCCGAAACGGCCGTCGGCGGCTACGAAGCGCTTATAACGGAGGCGAAATAA